The following are encoded together in the Ralstonia insidiosa genome:
- a CDS encoding sensor histidine kinase produces MFKRHRPAAARDSAAPATGASGNVAVSLRLHLLRALATPLFGLVVGTGALSYWLAAHYTTQVFDRALVGVANTLAEQIRIAGPHVPAAKLYDIELSAQTLVQNGGEDRVFWRIAGPSGTLAGRDTLLGYGSGQVRIGDARVFYSWVDGKQVRAVHLLVPGVSAETPKAHSPRQPAPPDPEDDVTRPALAPTQAQTAPALNPATPPDAGPPEDGIVVEVAELLDHRDTAAKEVLLSVSIPLIVLLAIGGLILSLVLKEELQPLQTLADTLNKQSAQSVTPLPPDSAQRVPAELQPLINAMNALLARLRDALEAQRTFIADAAHQLRTPLTALKLHADRAVDAKTLEEARPALLELQSGANRAVRLSNQLLTLARAEPGMTLDQLGPPMRVDLVSLAFDTGAQWVPRALARGLDLGFEAWPQEAASPGSLQAPVLANAVLLREAINNLLDNAIKYVPTGGRITLRAGMEADAASRWWGVVSVEDNGPGIPHERRGEVFQRFFRGDADHLPGQPQGSGLGLAIVHDIVRLHGGTVAIDDAIARDDCRVMRFVLRLPLVNESV; encoded by the coding sequence ATGTTCAAGCGCCACCGTCCCGCTGCCGCTCGCGATTCGGCTGCTCCGGCAACTGGGGCGTCCGGCAACGTCGCCGTCAGCCTGCGCCTGCACCTGCTGCGCGCGCTGGCGACGCCGCTGTTCGGTCTGGTGGTCGGCACCGGTGCACTGTCGTATTGGCTGGCGGCGCACTACACCACGCAGGTGTTCGACCGCGCGCTGGTGGGTGTGGCCAATACGTTGGCGGAACAGATCCGCATTGCCGGTCCGCACGTGCCGGCAGCCAAGCTGTACGACATCGAGTTGAGTGCTCAGACGCTCGTGCAGAACGGTGGCGAAGACCGCGTCTTCTGGCGCATCGCCGGGCCCAGCGGCACGCTGGCCGGGCGCGACACGCTGCTCGGCTATGGCTCGGGCCAGGTCCGTATTGGTGATGCGCGGGTGTTCTATAGCTGGGTCGACGGCAAACAGGTGCGCGCCGTGCACCTGCTGGTGCCTGGCGTCAGCGCTGAAACACCCAAGGCTCACTCGCCACGCCAACCCGCGCCGCCAGACCCGGAAGACGACGTCACGCGCCCCGCCCTCGCCCCCACACAGGCGCAGACGGCTCCCGCGCTGAACCCGGCCACACCACCCGATGCCGGACCACCCGAAGACGGCATCGTCGTGGAAGTCGCAGAACTGCTGGACCACCGTGACACCGCCGCCAAGGAAGTGCTGCTATCGGTGTCGATTCCGCTGATCGTGTTGCTGGCCATTGGCGGCTTGATCCTCTCGCTGGTGCTCAAAGAAGAATTGCAGCCGCTGCAGACGCTGGCCGACACGCTCAACAAACAGAGCGCGCAATCGGTGACGCCGCTGCCGCCGGACTCCGCGCAACGCGTGCCGGCTGAATTGCAGCCGCTCATCAACGCGATGAATGCACTGCTCGCTCGCCTGCGCGATGCCCTGGAAGCGCAGCGCACCTTCATCGCCGATGCTGCGCACCAGTTGCGTACACCGCTCACGGCATTGAAGCTGCATGCGGATCGCGCCGTCGATGCCAAGACATTGGAAGAGGCACGGCCCGCGCTGCTGGAACTGCAGTCGGGTGCCAACCGTGCCGTGCGTCTGTCCAACCAGCTGCTGACCCTGGCGCGCGCCGAACCGGGCATGACGCTCGATCAACTGGGGCCGCCAATGCGGGTGGACCTGGTATCCCTCGCATTTGATACCGGCGCGCAGTGGGTACCGCGTGCGTTGGCCCGCGGGTTGGATCTTGGCTTCGAAGCCTGGCCGCAGGAAGCGGCCTCGCCAGGTTCATTGCAGGCGCCGGTATTGGCCAACGCAGTGCTGCTGCGCGAAGCCATCAACAACCTGCTCGACAACGCCATCAAGTACGTACCAACCGGAGGGCGCATCACCTTGCGCGCCGGCATGGAAGCCGACGCCGCTTCGCGCTGGTGGGGTGTGGTGAGCGTGGAAGACAACGGCCCGGGCATTCCGCACGAGCGCCGTGGCGAGGTGTTCCAGCGCTTTTTCCGTGGCGATGCGGACCACCTGCCCGGTCAACCGCAAGGCAGCGGCCTGGGCCTGGCCATCGTGCACGACATCGTGCGCCTGCACGGCGGCACGGTCGCCATTGATGACGCCATCGCACGCGACGACTGCCGCGTGATGCGCTTCGTCTTGCGCTTACCGTTGGTGAACGAATCCGTCTGA
- a CDS encoding SET domain-containing protein, with amino-acid sequence MTRTSPDATPALAESSPAPEAPATLRRRDRIEVRESGVHGRGVYATAPIAKNKKIIEYKGEHISWKEALRRHPHDPTDPNHTFYFSLEDGSVIDAKFGGNRARWINHSCKPNCEAREKDGRVFIHALRDIEPGEELFYDYGLVIEGRQTKALREQFACRCGAKKCRGTMLARPEKSKKK; translated from the coding sequence ATGACACGCACGTCCCCTGATGCCACGCCGGCCCTGGCTGAGTCCTCGCCCGCGCCGGAAGCCCCGGCCACACTGCGCCGCCGTGATCGCATCGAGGTGCGTGAATCGGGCGTGCACGGGCGTGGTGTCTATGCCACCGCACCGATCGCCAAGAACAAGAAGATCATCGAATACAAGGGCGAGCACATCTCGTGGAAGGAGGCACTGCGCCGCCATCCGCATGACCCGACCGACCCGAACCACACGTTCTACTTCAGCCTGGAAGACGGCAGCGTGATCGACGCCAAGTTTGGCGGCAACCGCGCGCGCTGGATCAACCATTCCTGCAAGCCGAACTGCGAGGCACGTGAGAAGGACGGCCGCGTCTTCATTCACGCGCTGCGCGATATCGAACCCGGCGAAGAGCTGTTCTACGACTACGGCCTCGTCATTGAAGGCCGCCAGACCAAGGCGCTGCGGGAACAGTTTGCGTGCCGCTGCGGCGCGAAGAAATGCCGTGGCACGATGCTGGCCCGGCCCGAGAAATCCAAGAAGAAGTAA
- a CDS encoding HU family DNA-binding protein produces the protein MTKTELIDAIASGVDGLTKAKAEQALNVTLAAIMESVGKGDAVSLIGFGTFSQGERAERMARNPRTGEEIKVEAAKTVKFKAGQKFKDAVNA, from the coding sequence ATGACGAAAACTGAACTGATCGACGCCATCGCCAGCGGCGTAGACGGTCTGACCAAGGCCAAGGCCGAGCAGGCACTGAACGTGACGCTCGCGGCCATCATGGAATCCGTTGGCAAGGGTGACGCGGTCAGCCTGATCGGCTTTGGTACCTTCAGCCAGGGCGAGCGTGCCGAGCGCATGGCGCGTAACCCGCGCACCGGCGAAGAAATCAAGGTGGAAGCCGCCAAGACCGTCAAGTTCAAGGCCGGCCAGAAGTTCAAGGACGCCGTGAATGCGTAA
- a CDS encoding DUF2272 domain-containing protein — MLRPFQRVLRITLPILLVAPVVWIAGCTTPPARPQAEPLPDNEVVQTTPGATSRQKMIEIALTEWDRWGRQVVRVGRDDTYCVTGGGFPDQPQGHWLTQDDPTPVPSDEEAGTDRPPLSKPQATAAVAPSPIPCLRYPDGTGGEATARGCVLAKRYWAIVGKTPTCQQLTTGGWAWSAVFISWIMRKAGLQNDQFLTGATHAEYVTDARDHLLRHPAFVLERTPAVPRPGDLICTARGADRFMTDPAEIRSGMTPMHCDLVVEVDPVRHEVKSIGGNVQQSASMSITELNDANQVDPYTNSVMQWMVVLRNQLP; from the coding sequence ATGCTCCGCCCCTTCCAGCGCGTTCTGCGCATCACGCTTCCGATTCTTCTCGTTGCCCCCGTCGTCTGGATTGCCGGCTGTACGACACCGCCTGCGCGTCCGCAAGCCGAGCCGCTGCCCGACAACGAGGTCGTGCAGACAACGCCCGGTGCCACGTCGCGCCAGAAGATGATTGAGATTGCGTTAACCGAATGGGATCGCTGGGGCCGTCAGGTGGTGCGTGTAGGGCGTGACGATACGTATTGCGTGACGGGAGGCGGTTTTCCCGATCAACCGCAAGGTCACTGGCTGACGCAGGACGACCCAACGCCTGTACCGTCCGATGAAGAGGCCGGCACGGATAGGCCGCCGCTGTCGAAGCCGCAAGCCACCGCCGCTGTCGCCCCGTCACCCATACCGTGCCTGCGCTATCCCGACGGCACCGGTGGTGAGGCAACTGCGCGCGGCTGCGTGCTGGCCAAGCGCTATTGGGCCATCGTCGGCAAGACACCGACCTGCCAGCAACTGACCACCGGTGGTTGGGCATGGTCTGCGGTGTTCATCTCGTGGATCATGCGCAAGGCGGGTCTGCAGAATGACCAGTTCCTCACGGGTGCCACTCACGCCGAGTACGTGACCGATGCGCGCGACCACCTGCTCCGGCATCCCGCCTTCGTACTCGAACGCACACCTGCCGTACCGCGCCCTGGCGACCTGATCTGTACCGCACGTGGCGCTGACCGCTTCATGACGGATCCGGCCGAGATCCGCTCGGGTATGACCCCCATGCACTGCGATTTGGTCGTCGAGGTGGATCCCGTCCGCCACGAGGTCAAGTCGATTGGCGGTAACGTGCAGCAATCCGCCTCCATGAGCATCACCGAGCTGAACGACGCCAATCAGGTGGACCCCTACACAAACTCGGTCATGCAGTGGATGGTGGTCCTGCGCAATCAACTGCCTTAG
- a CDS encoding class II aldolase/adducin family protein yields MTVLSLNPDAGSDIQAHRPAWCGPREWAARVKLAACYRIFAHLGWTELIYNHITLRLVPEDGASEDGGPHFLINPFGLTYAEVCASNLVKIDLQGNVQRAAGQPDWPVNPAGFTVHAAIHAGIPGAHCVMHTHTTAGMAVACARDGLSISNFYAAQLHGKVAYHDFEGITVHADEGPRLVQNIGDKPAVILRNHGLLAWGDSIARAFAVLWLLNRACEIQLASTSMGPVLEIPEAIARNCTRDSLQFNPNFGAGEDVFAALTRTIDRIDPSYRS; encoded by the coding sequence ATGACGGTGCTTTCGCTGAATCCCGATGCCGGATCGGACATCCAGGCCCATCGCCCCGCTTGGTGCGGCCCGCGCGAATGGGCTGCACGCGTGAAGCTGGCGGCGTGCTATCGCATCTTTGCGCACCTCGGCTGGACCGAGCTGATCTACAACCACATCACGCTGCGCCTGGTGCCTGAAGACGGCGCCAGCGAGGACGGCGGCCCTCACTTTCTCATCAACCCGTTTGGCCTGACGTATGCCGAGGTTTGTGCATCGAACCTCGTGAAGATCGATCTGCAAGGCAACGTGCAGCGCGCAGCGGGTCAGCCGGACTGGCCGGTCAATCCAGCCGGTTTTACAGTGCATGCGGCCATCCATGCCGGCATTCCGGGCGCGCATTGCGTCATGCACACGCACACCACCGCCGGCATGGCCGTGGCCTGCGCACGTGACGGCTTGTCGATCAGCAATTTCTATGCGGCACAGTTGCACGGCAAGGTGGCCTATCACGACTTTGAAGGCATCACCGTGCATGCCGATGAAGGCCCGCGCCTGGTGCAGAACATCGGCGACAAGCCTGCGGTGATCCTGCGCAACCACGGCCTGCTTGCGTGGGGCGATTCGATTGCGCGGGCGTTTGCCGTGCTGTGGCTGCTCAACCGCGCTTGCGAGATCCAACTGGCTTCCACATCGATGGGGCCTGTGCTGGAGATTCCCGAGGCCATTGCGCGCAATTGCACGCGCGACTCCTTGCAGTTCAATCCGAACTTCGGCGCGGGCGAAGATGTGTTTGCGGCACTCACCCGCACCATTGATCGTATCGACCCGTCCTACCGTTCCTGA
- a CDS encoding 2-dehydropantoate 2-reductase, whose translation MTRICIVGAGAVGGYLGAKLALAGESISVLARGATLDALQTEGLRLTEDGITHTVPVQANNDATALGVQDVVIVAVKAPAMESVAQTIAPLIGPDTCVVVAMNGVPWWFFDRPGPLEGLRLQSVDPHGRIADAIPTKNVLGCVVHLTCSTSAPGQVRHGFGKRLILGEPAGGSSSRLETIGTLFERAGLQIERSDAIQRDIWFKLWGNMTMNPVSVLTGATCDRMLDDPLVSAFCLAVMEEAKAIGARIGCPIAQSGEERSAVTRQLGAFKTSMLQDAEAGRGPLEIDALVASVREIGQHVGVPTPQIDALLGLVRLHAQTRGLY comes from the coding sequence ATGACACGTATCTGCATCGTGGGCGCCGGCGCTGTCGGCGGGTATCTGGGCGCGAAGCTCGCGCTGGCGGGCGAATCCATCAGCGTGCTGGCACGGGGCGCGACACTGGACGCGTTGCAAACCGAAGGCCTGCGATTGACGGAAGACGGCATCACACACACCGTCCCCGTTCAGGCGAACAACGATGCGACGGCGCTCGGTGTGCAGGACGTCGTGATCGTTGCCGTCAAGGCGCCTGCCATGGAAAGCGTCGCGCAAACCATCGCGCCCCTGATCGGCCCGGACACCTGCGTGGTGGTGGCCATGAACGGTGTGCCGTGGTGGTTCTTCGATCGGCCCGGTCCGCTGGAGGGGCTGCGCTTGCAGTCGGTTGATCCGCATGGCCGGATTGCCGATGCGATTCCGACGAAGAACGTGCTCGGCTGCGTCGTGCATCTGACGTGTTCAACGTCTGCACCGGGCCAGGTACGTCACGGGTTCGGCAAGCGATTGATTCTGGGTGAGCCGGCGGGTGGATCGTCATCGCGACTGGAAACGATCGGCACGCTGTTCGAACGTGCCGGCCTGCAGATCGAGCGTAGCGACGCCATCCAGCGCGACATCTGGTTCAAGCTGTGGGGCAACATGACGATGAACCCGGTGTCGGTGCTGACCGGTGCCACGTGTGATCGGATGCTCGACGATCCGCTGGTCTCAGCGTTCTGCCTGGCGGTGATGGAGGAAGCGAAGGCGATTGGCGCGCGCATTGGCTGCCCCATCGCACAAAGCGGTGAAGAGCGCAGTGCCGTGACACGCCAACTGGGCGCGTTCAAAACATCAATGCTGCAGGATGCGGAAGCCGGACGTGGCCCGCTGGAGATCGATGCACTGGTGGCATCGGTGCGGGAGATCGGTCAACACGTGGGTGTGCCAACGCCGCAGATCGATGCCCTGCTGGGTCTGGTGCGCTTGCACGCCCAGACCCGCGGGCTTTACTGA
- a CDS encoding tetratricopeptide repeat protein gives MPSLRSAWAGAPAIETPRQSVPMLTVAAALAIIVALGGWLSHARQVPAVDATQLESWRAMVVQAMEPEALRQLRQLARSGSVPAQSALGEALLSAHDDSLRNEGIRWLETAAQPANGVPGDVYAQLSLGKALLLGTGGVARDYPRALRLLRQAADKGDAAAAYYLGVMYRSGYGTGIDTVQAAHWFDRAAQHGIPGAMFMLANAYRDGDGVPHDEARALALYQDAAEHELPEAVQALAMAYQNGELGLKRDDAAYHQQWIETAHALKHPALAP, from the coding sequence ATGCCTTCTCTTCGTTCCGCATGGGCTGGTGCACCGGCCATCGAAACCCCGCGCCAGTCGGTGCCGATGCTCACGGTGGCCGCCGCGTTGGCGATCATCGTGGCCTTGGGCGGCTGGCTGTCGCACGCACGACAGGTACCTGCTGTGGATGCCACGCAACTGGAATCGTGGCGCGCGATGGTCGTGCAGGCGATGGAGCCCGAAGCACTGCGGCAGTTGCGGCAGTTGGCACGCAGTGGTTCGGTGCCGGCGCAGTCGGCACTGGGTGAAGCGTTGCTCAGCGCGCATGACGACTCATTGCGTAACGAAGGGATCCGCTGGCTGGAAACCGCCGCGCAACCAGCCAACGGTGTCCCCGGTGATGTGTATGCGCAGCTCTCGCTCGGCAAGGCGCTGTTGCTGGGCACGGGGGGCGTGGCGCGTGACTATCCGCGCGCGCTCCGCCTTCTGCGCCAGGCTGCAGACAAAGGCGATGCTGCTGCCGCGTACTACCTCGGCGTGATGTATCGCAGCGGTTACGGCACGGGCATCGACACAGTGCAGGCAGCGCATTGGTTTGACCGCGCCGCGCAGCACGGCATTCCGGGCGCGATGTTCATGCTGGCCAATGCCTACCGGGATGGCGATGGCGTGCCGCACGATGAAGCCCGTGCACTGGCGTTGTATCAAGACGCCGCCGAGCACGAATTGCCAGAAGCCGTGCAGGCTCTGGCGATGGCGTATCAGAACGGCGAGCTCGGCCTCAAGCGCGATGACGCCGCGTATCACCAGCAGTGGATCGAAACGGCGCACGCGCTCAAGCACCCGGCGCTGGCGCCGTAA
- a CDS encoding bifunctional 2',3'-cyclic-nucleotide 2'-phosphodiesterase/3'-nucleotidase, whose protein sequence is MRVRPLYSAALPLAAFLSLSLAACGGGDDNPTNNAGTGGNPTPAAAAPTGTKATLAVLETTDLHTNVLSYDYFKLAADNSLGFERVSTLISQARSQFPNTLLLDNGDTIQGTALSDYQAMVSPVTCGQTLAIYKVMNAAKYDGGGIGNHEFNYGLPYLSQVTGNTFNVTGMPDPSAQTKCAGPAFPQVLANVMSAKTNAPLFQPYTIITKTVTATAPDGSTVSAPVKVGIISFTPPTITAWDKRWLDGKVYTVGIKETAAKYIPEMKAKGADLIVAISHGGLDNSTYSPTMENGSWWLSTVPGIDAMLIGHSHQLFPDAKSTVYQFNLPGVDKAAGTVNGVPTVMANYWGKHLGVIKLGLSYNGTNWVVDKTQTTVEARSIQNADKTYVAADPAVSAAIATEHQATINYVKTPVGSTDFNMNTYFADVGDPGAIEIVNQAQAKYVSDYVQANLPQYASLPVLSVSAPFKSGFGGGTDYTDVAAGPLAINNAADLYLYPNTIYAVKVAGSDIKNWLETAAKRFNTIDPTSATVQKLVSSFPGYNFDMFTDPNLTYEIDVTQAVGSRIKNLQYKGAPIDPAGQFIVATNNYRASGGGNFPGLDGSKTIYASPDANRDVLISYIKKIGSVQRATNGSQRSWRFTKLATSSATVVFSSAAGKLTSAAAANINGITLYQADDGTNKGLSLYQIDLTQ, encoded by the coding sequence ATGCGAGTCCGACCGTTGTACTCAGCGGCGTTGCCGCTTGCTGCGTTTTTGTCGCTGTCACTGGCCGCCTGCGGTGGCGGTGACGACAACCCCACCAACAACGCCGGCACGGGTGGCAACCCCACACCGGCCGCCGCTGCACCTACCGGCACCAAAGCCACGCTGGCCGTGCTGGAAACCACCGACCTGCACACCAATGTGCTGTCGTACGACTACTTCAAGCTGGCCGCTGATAACTCGCTCGGCTTCGAGCGCGTGTCGACGCTCATCAGCCAGGCGCGGTCGCAATTCCCCAACACGCTGCTGCTGGACAACGGCGACACCATCCAGGGCACCGCACTGTCGGACTACCAGGCCATGGTAAGCCCGGTCACGTGCGGCCAGACGCTGGCGATCTACAAGGTGATGAACGCCGCCAAGTACGACGGCGGCGGCATCGGCAACCACGAGTTCAACTACGGCCTGCCATACCTGTCGCAAGTCACGGGCAATACGTTCAACGTGACCGGCATGCCGGACCCGTCTGCGCAGACCAAATGCGCGGGCCCGGCCTTCCCGCAGGTGCTGGCCAACGTGATGAGCGCGAAGACCAACGCGCCGCTGTTCCAGCCGTACACCATCATCACCAAGACGGTGACGGCCACGGCACCGGACGGCAGCACCGTCAGCGCACCCGTCAAGGTCGGCATCATCAGCTTCACGCCGCCCACCATCACCGCGTGGGACAAGCGCTGGCTCGATGGCAAGGTCTACACCGTCGGCATCAAGGAAACAGCGGCCAAGTACATCCCCGAGATGAAGGCGAAGGGCGCGGACCTGATCGTCGCGATCTCGCACGGCGGGCTGGACAACTCGACGTATTCGCCGACGATGGAAAACGGCAGCTGGTGGCTGTCGACCGTGCCCGGCATCGACGCGATGCTGATCGGCCACTCACACCAGCTCTTCCCGGATGCAAAGAGCACGGTCTATCAGTTCAACCTGCCGGGTGTGGACAAAGCAGCCGGCACCGTGAACGGCGTGCCGACGGTGATGGCCAACTACTGGGGCAAGCACCTGGGCGTGATCAAGCTGGGCCTCTCGTATAACGGCACGAACTGGGTCGTCGACAAGACGCAGACCACGGTGGAAGCGCGTTCGATCCAGAACGCCGACAAAACCTACGTGGCCGCTGACCCGGCCGTCTCCGCTGCGATTGCCACCGAACACCAGGCAACGATCAACTACGTGAAGACGCCGGTGGGCAGCACCGACTTCAACATGAACACGTACTTTGCCGATGTGGGTGACCCGGGTGCGATCGAGATCGTCAACCAGGCGCAGGCCAAGTATGTGTCGGACTACGTCCAGGCCAACCTGCCGCAGTACGCTTCGCTGCCGGTGCTGTCGGTCAGCGCGCCGTTCAAGAGCGGCTTTGGTGGCGGCACGGACTACACCGATGTGGCCGCCGGCCCGCTGGCGATCAACAACGCGGCCGACCTGTACCTGTATCCGAACACGATCTACGCCGTGAAGGTGGCAGGCTCCGACATCAAGAACTGGCTGGAAACGGCGGCCAAGCGCTTCAACACCATCGACCCGACCAGCGCGACGGTGCAGAAGCTGGTGAGCTCGTTCCCGGGCTACAACTTCGACATGTTCACCGACCCGAACCTGACGTATGAGATCGATGTCACGCAAGCCGTGGGCAGCCGCATCAAGAACCTGCAGTACAAGGGCGCACCGATTGATCCGGCAGGTCAGTTCATCGTGGCCACCAACAACTACCGTGCGAGCGGCGGTGGCAACTTCCCCGGTCTGGATGGCAGCAAGACGATCTATGCATCACCGGATGCCAACCGCGATGTGCTGATCAGCTACATCAAGAAGATCGGCAGCGTGCAGCGTGCAACCAATGGCTCGCAACGCAGCTGGCGCTTCACGAAACTAGCGACGTCGTCCGCAACGGTGGTGTTCTCGTCGGCAGCCGGCAAGTTGACGTCGGCAGCCGCCGCAAACATCAACGGCATCACGCTGTATCAGGCAGATGACGGCACCAACAAGGGTCTGTCGCTGTACCAGATCGATCTGACGCAATAA
- the minC gene encoding septum site-determining protein MinC, translated as MSQKKAPLFEIRSGSVDALLLSPRTADLDALTAELTRRFADTPEFFSNDVIAIDVRRLAEDERLPIDRLVETLTTLRARAIGVVADPEQAEWAQAFGLPLLDSHGRRPRGEKDAKDGQDATEHAQAAEAPSSEAVAPAPSAPPVDAVAMQPGTMVIDRPLRSGQRIYARGDLVVLDIVSDGAEVIAEGNIYVYASLRGRALAGVKGNLDARIFCTCLEPQLISIAGIYRTGETPWPDAYASKPAQVRLTDNTLVFEPLRMK; from the coding sequence ATGTCCCAGAAGAAAGCGCCGCTGTTCGAGATCCGCAGCGGCTCCGTCGATGCCCTGCTGCTGTCGCCGCGCACCGCCGACTTGGACGCTCTGACCGCCGAGCTCACGCGACGCTTTGCCGACACGCCGGAGTTCTTCTCCAATGACGTGATCGCCATCGACGTGCGCCGCCTGGCCGAGGACGAACGCCTTCCCATCGACCGTCTGGTGGAGACCCTCACCACGTTGCGTGCCCGCGCGATCGGTGTGGTAGCCGACCCCGAGCAGGCCGAGTGGGCACAGGCCTTTGGCTTGCCGCTGCTCGACAGCCACGGCCGCCGCCCGCGCGGCGAGAAGGATGCGAAGGATGGCCAGGATGCGACTGAGCATGCCCAGGCCGCCGAAGCGCCGTCGTCTGAGGCAGTAGCGCCTGCCCCTTCCGCTCCCCCCGTCGATGCCGTAGCCATGCAGCCCGGCACCATGGTCATTGACCGCCCCCTGCGTTCCGGCCAGCGCATCTATGCGCGTGGCGACCTGGTGGTGCTGGACATCGTGAGCGACGGCGCCGAGGTGATCGCCGAAGGCAACATCTACGTGTATGCCTCGCTGCGCGGTCGCGCGCTGGCAGGCGTCAAGGGCAACCTGGATGCGCGCATCTTCTGCACGTGCCTGGAGCCCCAACTGATTTCCATCGCCGGCATCTACCGCACCGGCGAAACCCCGTGGCCGGACGCCTACGCCAGCAAGCCTGCGCAGGTCCGGCTCACGGACAACACGTTGGTTTTTGAACCGTTGCGGATGAAATGA
- the minD gene encoding septum site-determining protein MinD, protein MTKIIVVTSGKGGVGKTTTSAAFSAGLALRGHKTAVIDFDVGLRNLDLIMGCERRVVYDLINVIHGEANLNQALIKDKKCENLFILPASQTRDKDALTRDGVEKVIEGLKEMGFEYIVCDSPAGIESGALMAMYFADEAIVVTNPEVSSVRDSDRILGILSSKSRRAEQSKEPIKEHLLLTRYNPKRVSEGEMLSLSDIQEILRIKLIGVIPESEAVLQASNQGLPAIHLEGTDVANAYHDVIDRFLGKEKELRYVEYNKPGFLQRLFGGGK, encoded by the coding sequence ATGACCAAGATCATCGTTGTCACTTCCGGCAAGGGCGGCGTCGGCAAGACGACCACCAGCGCGGCGTTTTCCGCGGGCCTCGCGCTGCGCGGCCACAAGACCGCCGTCATCGACTTCGACGTCGGCCTGCGCAACCTCGACCTCATCATGGGTTGCGAGCGTCGCGTGGTGTATGACCTGATCAACGTGATCCACGGTGAGGCCAACCTGAACCAGGCCCTCATCAAGGACAAGAAGTGCGAGAACCTGTTCATCCTCCCCGCTTCGCAAACGCGCGACAAGGATGCGCTCACGCGTGACGGCGTCGAGAAGGTGATCGAGGGCCTGAAGGAAATGGGCTTCGAATACATCGTCTGCGATTCGCCCGCCGGTATCGAATCGGGCGCGCTGATGGCGATGTACTTTGCTGATGAAGCCATCGTCGTGACGAACCCGGAAGTGTCGTCCGTGCGTGACTCGGATCGCATCCTGGGCATCCTGTCGTCCAAGTCGCGCCGTGCGGAGCAGAGCAAGGAGCCGATCAAGGAACACCTGCTGCTCACGCGCTACAACCCGAAGCGGGTGTCCGAAGGCGAGATGCTGTCGCTGTCGGACATCCAGGAAATCCTGCGCATCAAGCTGATCGGCGTGATTCCGGAATCGGAAGCCGTGCTGCAAGCCTCCAACCAGGGCCTGCCCGCCATCCACCTGGAAGGCACCGACGTGGCGAATGCCTACCACGACGTGATCGACCGCTTCCTGGGCAAGGAGAAGGAGCTGCGCTACGTCGAGTACAACAAGCCGGGCTTCCTGCAACGCCTGTTCGGCGGCGGAAAATAA
- the minE gene encoding cell division topological specificity factor MinE, whose product MSILSFLLGEKKKTASVAKERLQIILAHERTASGAPADYLPALQRELVAVISKYVKIGNDDIKVNLERQDNLEVLEVKIEIPQA is encoded by the coding sequence ATGTCGATTCTGTCTTTCCTGCTGGGCGAGAAGAAGAAGACTGCAAGCGTCGCCAAGGAACGCCTGCAGATCATCCTCGCCCATGAACGCACCGCCAGCGGGGCCCCCGCTGACTACCTGCCTGCGCTGCAGCGCGAGCTGGTGGCCGTGATCTCGAAGTACGTGAAGATCGGCAACGACGACATCAAGGTCAACCTCGAGCGCCAGGACAACCTGGAAGTGCTGGAGGTGAAGATCGAGATTCCGCAGGCCTAG